A portion of the Punica granatum isolate Tunisia-2019 chromosome 7, ASM765513v2, whole genome shotgun sequence genome contains these proteins:
- the LOC116214024 gene encoding adenylate kinase 4, translated as MASGSAVNLDDVPSVDLMTELLRRLKCSSKPDKRLILIGPPGSGKGTQSPLIKDEYCLCHLATGDMLRAAVAAKTPLGIKAKEAMDKGELVSDDLVVGIIDEAMKKPSCQKGFILDGFPRTVVQAQKLDEMLEKQGGKVDKVLNFAIDDTILEERITGRWIHPSSGRTYHSKFAPPKVPGIDDVTGEPLIQRKDDTSAVLKSRLEAFHRQTEPVIEYYSKKGMVANLHAEKPPKEVTVEVQKALSS; from the exons ATGGCGAGCGGTAGCGCGGTGAACTTGGACGACGTGCCGTCGGTGGATCTCATGACTGAGCTCCTCCGCCGCCTCAAGTGCTCCTCCAAGCCCGACAAGCGCCTCATCCTCATCG gtCCCCCTGGCTCAGGTAAAGGTACTCAATCGCCCCTAATCAAGGATGAGTACTGCCTGTGCCACTTGGCTACTGGTGATATGCTGAGAGCTGCTGTTGCTGCTAAGACCCCTCTTGGTATCAAGGCCAAAGAAGCAATGGACAAG ggAGAACTCGTCTCCGATGACTTGGTTGTTGGCATTATTGATGAGGCAATGAAGAAACCTTCATGTCAAAAGGGCTTTATTCTTGATGGTTTTCCAAGGACTGTGGTCCAAGCTCAGAAG CTTGACGAGATGCTGGAAAAGCAGGGGGGTAAAGTTGATAAGGTGCTCAACTTTGCTATCGATGATACAATTTTGGAGGAGAGGATTACTGGTCGTTGGATACACCCTTCAAGTGGCAGAACCTATCACTCGAAGTTTGCACCTCCGAAGGTTCCCGGGATTGATGAT GTGACCGGAGAACCATTGATTCAGCGTAAGGATGATACTTCTGCTGTTCTCAAGTCTAGGCTGGAAGCTTTCCACAGGCAAACCGAACCA GTGATTGAGTATTACTCGAAAAAGGGGATGGTTGCCAATCTCCATGCCGAGAAACCACCCAAGGAGGTCACAGTTGAGGTTCAGAAGGCGCTTTCTTCATAA